ACGAAGTGCTTCAGGCTATATCCGAGAACAAAACCAGCTTCTCGGCCGTCACAGGCCGTACCGACAAAAACAAAATGGCGATGATTCACATTACGATTCTCATTCGCAATACGGATCATTTGCATTCTGTTGTCGAACGGATCAAACGGGTGAAAGATGTATATACCGTGCATCGGATTATGCAATAGCCTTGTAAGCGTGAAAAAAGGCTTGTAGCCTTGTGTAGCGTATTTGGGTATAAAGCCCCCCATAGGTCGCTATGAGAAGTCGTGCTGCGGCTGCAAGCACCTTTTAAAGGGGAAAGTTAAAGGAGACAGCGGATAGTCGATGAAAATCATCATTCAGCGCTGTAAAGACGCTCAGGTAACGGTTAATCAAAAGGTGGTCGGCAAGATTGGAGCCGGATTAATGCTGCTGGTCGGTATAGGTCAGGGAGATACGGCGGCTGATGCCGTTTACTTGGCGGATAAAACAGCGGGATTACGTATATTTGAGGATGCTGAAGGAAAAATGAACGACAGTGTGCTGGATGTCGGCGGGTCCATTTTGTCGGTCTCTCAGTTTACATTGTATGGTGACTGCCGTAAGGGGAGAAGGCCCAACTTTATGGGAGCGGCCAAGCCTGAGGATGCAGAGAAGCTGTATGATTTTTTCAACAGCCAGCTTCGAGCCAAAGGCTTGGAGGTCGAGACGGGCATTTTTGGAGCGATGATGGATGTATCATTAACCAACTGGGGCCCGGTGACGCTGATTCTGGATAGCGAACGTTCGTAGGTACACGTTGTTGGTTCGTGGGCATGGATCAGCACGAAGCAGAATAAAATGACCGTTCATGGAGACGA
This DNA window, taken from Paenibacillus kribbensis, encodes the following:
- the dtd gene encoding D-aminoacyl-tRNA deacylase, giving the protein MKIIIQRCKDAQVTVNQKVVGKIGAGLMLLVGIGQGDTAADAVYLADKTAGLRIFEDAEGKMNDSVLDVGGSILSVSQFTLYGDCRKGRRPNFMGAAKPEDAEKLYDFFNSQLRAKGLEVETGIFGAMMDVSLTNWGPVTLILDSERS